Genomic DNA from Methylocystis sp. MJC1:
TCGCCCCATCGTCGAAGGAGATGCGCAGCTTGTGGCCGTTGTCGAGCAGGCGGATTTCGGTGGGCCAGGGTTCGGCGGTCAAGTGAGGGCTCCAGTGATGCGCCCCGCGGCGCGGTTGGGGGAAAGCCTATTACGCCGCGAAATCGGCCGCCAGCCCGCAGGTCTTATTGGAAATCCCGATAGCAGCACGGAAATTGCTGGCTTCACGGCTATGGCGGACAGCAATATATGAAAGGATCAAGACGGCGCGCGACCGTCCCCGAGGAAGCCTAAGATGAACGCCCATGCCCATCGGCCCGCGATCGCGGTGCCCGCGCCCCTGATCGATCCATTCGGGCGCGCGGTTTCCTATGTGCGCGTCTCGGTGACCGATCGCTGCGATTTCCGCTGCGTCTATTGCATGGCGGAGCATATGACCTTCCTGCCTCGGAAGGATCTGCTCACGCTGGAAGAGCTGGACCGCCTCTGCACGGCCTTCATTTCACGCGGCACGAAGAAGCTGCGCATCACCGGCGGCGAGCCGCTGGTGCGCCATGACCTGATGAAGCTCTTCCGCGCGCTGTCGCGGCACCTCGTCTCCGGCAAGCTCGAAGAGCTCACGCTCACCACGAACGGTTCGCAGCTTGCCCGCTTTGCCTCGCAGCTTGTCGATTGCGGTGTCGAGCGCATCAATGTCTCGCTCGACACGCTGGATCCGGACCGCTTCCGGGCGCTGACCCGCACGGGCGATCATGCGCGGGTGCTGGCTGGGATCGACGCCGCGCTGAAGGCGGGGTTGAAGGTCAAGCTCAATGCCGTGGCGCTCAAGGGCGTGAATGAGGACGAATTCGTCCCCCTCGTCCGCTTCGCGCATGAGCGCGGCATGGACATGACCTTCATCGAGGTGATGCCGCTCGGCGAAATCGACGGGCCGGCGCGGGTCGATCAATATTTGCCGATGACGCAGGTGCGGGACAGGCTCTCGGAAGCGCTCACCCTGACCGAGATCGACTATCGCACCGGCGGTCCGGCTCGCTATATGCGCGCCGAGGAGACCGGCGGGCGCGTCGGTTTCATTACGCCTCTCACCCATAATTTCTGCGAGAGCTGCAATCGCGTCCGCGTCACCTGCACCGGCACGCTCTACATGTGCCTCGGCCAGGAAGACGCCGCCGATCTGCGCGCGCCGCTGCGCGAGAATGGCGACGACGCGCTGCTTCACGCCGCCATCGAGGCCGCGATTTTGCGTAAGCCCAAGGGTCATGACTTCGTCATCGACCGGGCGACCCAGATCCCGGCGGTCTCCCGCCATATGAGCACGACAGGCGGTTGAGAGAATGTCCGTTTCCAAGAATGTCGCTTTTCTCGGCCTCGGCGTCATGGGTTTCCCCATGGCGGGGCATCTCGCCCGCAACGGCCACAAGGTCACAGTCTATAACCGCACGACGGCGAAGGCCGAGACATTTGCGGCGCAGCAGCAAGGCGCAAAATGGGCCGCGACGCCGCGCCAGGCCGCCGCGGGCGCGGATTTGGTTTTCACTTGCGTCGGCAATGACGACGATCTGCGCTCGGTGACGCTCGGGCCGGATGGTGCCTTCGCGGGCATGACGGAAGGCGCCATTTTCGTCGATCATACGACCGCCTCGGCGCAAATCGCCCGCGAGCTTTACGCGGAAGCAAAGAGCCGCGGCCTCGGCGCCATCGACGCGCCGATCTCGGGCGGGCAGGCGGGGGCGGAGAATGGCGCGCTCACCGTCATGTGCGGCGCCGAGCCGGAGATTTTCGCGCGCGCCGAGCCGGTGATCGCTTCATACGCCCGCGCCTGCCGGCTGATGGGCCCGCCGGGCGCTGGCCAGCTCACCAAAATGGTGAACCAGATCACCATTGCGGGGCTGATCCAGAGCCTCTCCGAGGCGTTGCATTTCGCCAAAGCCTCGGGCCTCGACGCCGCCGCTGTGATGGACCTTTTGAAGAATGGCGCGGCGCAATCCTGGCAGATGGAAAACCGCACCAAGACCATGCTCGCCGGCGAATTCGACCATGGTTTCGCCGTGGAATGGATGCGCAAGGACCTCGCCATCTGCCTGGCGGAAGCCCGCCGCAACGGCGCCAAGCTCCCGGTCGCGGCGCTGGTCGACCAGTTCTACGCCGAGGTCGAGGCGATGGGCGGCAAGCGCTGGGATACGTCGAGCCTGTTCGCGCGGCTGGAGAAGTAATAGCATTTCCGTTTGAACGGCGCGCCTTGGGGGCGCGCCCGTCATTGCGAGCGAAGCGAAGCAATCCAGCAGCCGAGCGGAGGCTCTGGATTGCTTCGTCGCCTTCGGCTCCTCGCAATGACGGGCCACCCTTGCCGTCATGCCATCCGTCATTCCTGGCCACAAAAACTGCGGCCAAGGTCGAGCATTGAGGCGCAAATATGGCAGCCTAGCGCACAGAACAACTTTTTCTGTGTCTTCAATGCAACCATTTCTTTGGCTCGACGTTTCCCCCCAGCAAAAAAGGAACACCCAAGGGCGTTCGGCCCTGGGACAAGTCCTGTCGCAACGCTGTTCGGGAGGGGCCGTCATGGCCGTCACGCGCGAAAGCCCGTTTGCAAGCC
This window encodes:
- a CDS encoding NAD(P)-dependent oxidoreductase, whose translation is MSVSKNVAFLGLGVMGFPMAGHLARNGHKVTVYNRTTAKAETFAAQQQGAKWAATPRQAAAGADLVFTCVGNDDDLRSVTLGPDGAFAGMTEGAIFVDHTTASAQIARELYAEAKSRGLGAIDAPISGGQAGAENGALTVMCGAEPEIFARAEPVIASYARACRLMGPPGAGQLTKMVNQITIAGLIQSLSEALHFAKASGLDAAAVMDLLKNGAAQSWQMENRTKTMLAGEFDHGFAVEWMRKDLAICLAEARRNGAKLPVAALVDQFYAEVEAMGGKRWDTSSLFARLEK
- the moaA gene encoding GTP 3',8-cyclase MoaA; the encoded protein is MNAHAHRPAIAVPAPLIDPFGRAVSYVRVSVTDRCDFRCVYCMAEHMTFLPRKDLLTLEELDRLCTAFISRGTKKLRITGGEPLVRHDLMKLFRALSRHLVSGKLEELTLTTNGSQLARFASQLVDCGVERINVSLDTLDPDRFRALTRTGDHARVLAGIDAALKAGLKVKLNAVALKGVNEDEFVPLVRFAHERGMDMTFIEVMPLGEIDGPARVDQYLPMTQVRDRLSEALTLTEIDYRTGGPARYMRAEETGGRVGFITPLTHNFCESCNRVRVTCTGTLYMCLGQEDAADLRAPLRENGDDALLHAAIEAAILRKPKGHDFVIDRATQIPAVSRHMSTTGG